TGGAAGTTTATCGTGGTCAAGGTCTATCTTTTTTTCTCTTTTTTCTACGATTCTTGCAGGCACTCCAACAGCAGTAGTCCCTTCAGGTATATCCTTTATAACTACACTACCTGCTCCTATTTTTGCTCCATCTCCAACCTTTATTGGACCGAGTAAAATTGCTCCTGCTCCTATAACTACATTATTTCCAATTGTTGGATGTCTTTTCTCTTTTTTTAAAGAAGTGCCACCAAGAACAACTCCCTGATATATTAAAACATCATTTCCTATTTCTGATGTTTCACCAATAACAACTCCCATTCCATGGTCAATAAAAAACCTTCTACCTATTTTTGCTCCAGGATGTATTTCTATTCCTGTTAAAAATCTGCTTATATGGGAAATAATTCTTGCAAATGTTCTTGCCCCT
This sequence is a window from bacterium. Protein-coding genes within it:
- the cysE gene encoding serine O-acetyltransferase produces the protein MFETIKEDIKVVFERDPAARNVFEVITSYPGLHAIWLHRIAHFFWKKGARTFARIISHISRFLTGIEIHPGAKIGRRFFIDHGMGVVIGETSEIGNDVLIYQGVVLGGTSLKKEKRHPTIGNNVVIGAGAILLGPIKVGDGAKIGAGSVVIKDIPEGTTAVGVPARIVEKREKKIDLDHDKLPDPILKIFQLILDEQEELKRRIKELETLEGLKSKIDEYFEEKKKEIMELLEGGIK